The nucleotide sequence ATATGTGGgcagaaaatgtgtttgaattTTAGGGTAACACAGCAGAAAGTTAAAGCTCAAGAAAGATGTGCTTCTTCATGTCATGTCAGAGGAAAAGCCAAGAACAGCTCTACAGAAGCACAGGGCTTGTtattctcttctctcttccttttgcaGCCTCCAGATGACCCCAAACTGAGCAAACTTCCCAGGGAGTAGCAGAGACACATGTCTCTGCAGCATCAAATGCACAGCTGGTTAGTGTCTGTCAACTGTCCCCAGACAGACCTTGTCCCCAGTTGTGACAGAGACGATCCGTCACCCCCCGAGCCacttctgccccatctctgccTTTACCCATTGTCTAATAAAGGGATTTTCACAGCAGATGGCACCACTCCTCTGCTGGTAGCCTGCCCTGGGTGGGTGGTGGTTAtggctggcaggggctgctgtgaCATTGCTTCTTGGGGACACTGTGAGAATACAGGAGGTGAGAAATTGGGCAGGAGCTTATGGGGCAGGAGTTGCTCACCTTCAGGGCAGGCAAGGCAGCCACACCCCAGGGAGACTTCCATGCCTCCCTCTTGCAGGCTGGCAGCATCTCCTGCGTTAGGAGGCAGCTTGGCCCACTCCCCAGTCCTGCCTCTGAGCTGAAGGAAGGATGCGATTCCCCTGGGAGTCATGAATGAGCCTCAAATCTGTGTCTACCACACACTGCTCTCACAGCTTGACGTGTCCTGAGCTCAACCCAGTTGCCACCTACCACCAGCATCCCCACTGGTAAGTGGGACCCCCTCCCTGTTCTCACCACCATGCTCCCTGTCAGCCATGGACACATCCAAAGCACTTTCTGCCTTGGCATGTATTCAACTTTATTGCATGTTCTGCAAAGTCACAGCCAGATCCACAACCAGGTAGTctggcagcaggaaaacaacAGGGCTCTCCTGCCCCCTCCGAGTGTCTGAGGCactccagcacaggcaggacaggctGCACAGCAAGGGCAGTGTCCTGGGCTGGTGTCACCCTGTGTCCCTGCAAGGCGGCAGGAGAGCTCAGCAGGACAgaggtccctctctgctccagctccaggagaCCTGGGGTGGGATCCTACAGGCAGGATCAAACTGCACAGCAGGCAGCCAGTCCAGGCCAAACTCCTCACAAAGCCCAGAGCCCTGTGTCACTGCCTGGAACTTCTCAGGTCCCATGTCGTCTTTGCAGAAACCCTGGTTCCCAGCGCTATGGTGGTGGCAGGAAATTGAGGACAGCAGTGATGAATTCTTCAAATTTATCCTGATGGACTATGTGGCCTGCACCTTCAATGTACTGGACATCCGCCTTGGGGAAGAGGCGCTGGATCTCTGGGTAGTCTTTGGGGCTGCAGGACAAGGGAACACACCATGGGAAGCATGGTCAGAAGTCCATCCAGGCGTCTTCCCTCACCCTCCCCAGGCAGAGGGAGATCCCAGGTCTGACCATGTCCCTTTCGCTGCTGGGAaagcccagggctgcccccaGATTGCCCCTCGCTCTCCAGCGTGTTGGTGtcaccagctgctggaggcaCAGAGGTTGCTCCAGGACCACCCCCATCTCAGGGGCTTCCTCCCaccctggagagctgcaggagaTCACAAGGGGTCAAACCACAGACTTCAACCTGCTTCTCTCCAGTCCCACCTGATATAGGGTGAGTTGGATCCCCCCAAGAAGAGCGCAGGGCCAGGATACGGCTTGTGGAAGGCAGGGAAGTTCATGATATCTGCCAAGTGGTGGGAAATAGCCTCCAGGTTCACTCGCCAGACATAGCGGCCTTCCACCTCTACCAGGTTGGTGAGGAGGAACTGTCTCAGCTGCGGGAGCTGCCACAGAAAGGGAACATGGCAGGGAAATTGTACACTTCAGTAAGGAGCAACAAGCCCTCAAGATGTCCTGGTGCCCTGCATCCTCCCCTCCACCTGGTTCTGACCATCTCCTATGCTGTCACATTCCCATCactcctgcagccctggtgtGATGTTCTCCAGCTGCCCACAACAGCAGTGAGTCAGCAGGGGTGGAAAGAGTCCTGCTGGGACCATGGCTCTGAAGACCTGTGCTCCAGTCTCAGGGACAGGTTGGGAGTGCAAACCCTATCCAAGGAGTGGGACTTCCTACCTGGACCACCGGACGCAGCTGATCGTCAGCCAGCTGGCGAGCTGCAGAGCGTGACAGCCCATCCGGGAGCTTCACAGACTTCATGGCAGAGATGTAGGCAGAGAATTCGGAGACAGGTGTGGTTAAGACAGGACTAATATCTACAGAGATGAGGCGCTCCACAAGGTCTGGCTGGGGACACAAGAGGGGCAGATGGATGCCAGCCAAGACCTCCCCAGCAGGACTgggcacagggctctgctggaggcttcaagctccctcctgcctcagcaAAGACTCCATGTGCCCTtccctgcatttctgtttccttgtgcCTTGGCATGGGAGATCTCCAGTTCCCTTGAAATCAATGTGGAGGGACAGGGCAGAGCATGGAGGGACAGGGCAGAGCGTGGAGGGACAGGGCAGAGCGTGGAGGGACAGGGCAGAGCGTGGAGGGACAGGGCAGAGCGTGGAGGGACAGGGCAGAGCGTGGAGGGACAGGGCAGAGCGTGGACTACCAGAGACTCCTGCTTCCACAGCCTGGTTTAGAAGCTAAGCAGGAGAGGCAGCACCCCAGACCTTGACAGAGAAAAGCCACCTCCTGCGGGACTGCGGGCAAGgccagcacccacaggtgtcacctccctccccacagccccccgggccagctgccccccagccccgagAGCCCTGCGCTGCCCACCCGCTGCAGGGCCAGCACCATGGCCGTCTTGCCCCCCATGCTGTGTCCTAGGAGGATGCACTTGGTGATGCCCAGGCGGGTCAGGAGGTGCTGCACATCCAGGCTCATAGCTTCGTAGGTCATCAGCGGGCTGTGGGGGCTGCTGCCATGGTTCCGGGCGTCCAGCGTCAGCACCTACCTGGGCCGGAGCAGCGGGTCAGCCCCTCCCGCGGCACTgcgcccccccctccccctccccgtCTCTCCCCGCAGCGAGGGTCTCACCTTGCCCCCGCCGCGGCGCGCCAGGGCCTTGGCCACCGTCTGGAAGTTGCCGCGGCTGCCGAAGAGCCCGTGGAGCAGCACCAGGGGGGGCCGGGCCCCGCCTGCCCCCACCTCCGCGTGGGCCAGCGGCACCGCGCTGCGGGGGAGAGCGTGGGGAGGGCGGGGCCACGGCCGGCCttgccggggcggcggggccgggccacAGCAAGCCCAGCCTGTGGGGGAACCGTGCGACCTCCAGGgagcggccccgccccgccccgcccctccccccgggacccctcccgcccccgccccgcgcggcccGGCCCTTACGTGGCGGCGGAGCGCGCGCtgccgggcggggcggcggggccgcggggcaggCGGCGCAGCACGGCGGCCATGGCGGGACGGGGCGTCACGTGACGcgcgggcggccccgcccccctgCCTGCCGCaggcgccccctggcggcgggGGGTGGAGCGGCGGGCGGCGCGCGCTCGGCAAGGTCACCCGGCCTGGcgcgcgctgcccgccccgccccccgccccgcgcggtGTCGCTGCTGCGGGAGCCGGGACGGGCTGGGCCGCCCCGCTCCTGCCCGCGGGGCTCCTCCTGCCCGCGCCCGCGGCCAGgcccgcaccgccccccgcGGGCAGCGCTTTCCCCGTCCCGGGGCGGGAGCCCTcggggccggcggcggccgccgcgAAGCCGCCAGGTCCCGCCGCCCGCGGGCAGCGCAGGGTCCGTCCCCGCCCCGGCAGCGGCTCCGTCCCCTTTGTCCGTGTCCGCTGgagcgcggcggcgggcggggccgccccgggccGGGAGCGGCTTGAGCGAGGCGGCCTTGCCCGGCCGCTGCTCCGGGGCCAGGGGAGCGCCCCGAGCTCCCCTCGACGCCGCCGGACTTTGGACCGGGCGGGCCGGCAGCGCGGCCGCCTGCCATTGCCTCCCGCCATTGCCTCCCGCCGTTCGGCTCCGGGTCCCCGCCCCTAACGGGAGGGGGCGGCGGCCGCCCCCGCAGAGGCCCCTGGCGCGGGGGGCTCTGGCCCCGGAGCTGGAGCCGCCGGCCCGGGGCGGCCCCGacccccctcccgcccccggCAGGATCCTGCCCCTCCGCCAAGTGTACTCGGGCTACCAAAACAGGACAAGTTTATTGACAAATGTAACCGATACAGACCACGCGTAACAGGGACTGACGGTGTCCGGCCGGCGACGACGAGAGGGCACCGGGGGGGACACCGTCCCCGTGTCATCCCGCCGGCGCGGGGGGAGCGAGCCAGCCGCCGCTTCTCCCGCCGACCCGAAACCGCCTCTTGTTTAACCGAAACCGTCTCTATTTACACAGCCCGGCCCTAACCCCGCGGTCGGCCCCGGCCCCCCTTCGCACCCCCCCGCCCGCTGCCGCTggccccgggccccgcggggGGAGGGTGATGAGGGTCccggggtgggggtgggggatgTCGGGGGGTTCGGGGGGGGCGCTCAGACATAGTTCCTCTTGTCGTAGCTGGTGACTGCGGAGCGTGGGGCAGAGTAGGCCACCTTGCCGGTGGGGTACCTGTCATCTTTgggggggcaggagcagcagagcagggccccccccagcagcaggagggcagaggcCGCCCAGCCCACGTAGAGCGAGGTGCCCAGCTCCCGCTTCTGCGCTTCGATCACCAGCGGGTTGTAGAAATCCCGGATGATGGTGTTAGCCGACCAGGAGACAGGAATGAGGTTCATGACGCcggagaggaggaagatgacGCCGGAGACGATGGTGATCTTCGCTTTGGTGCTCTCGTCTTCCACGCAGCGGGTGCACTGGGCACCCACAATGGCCACCATTAAGCCTAGGACGGCCAAGACAATGGCCACCACCAGGAGGGCACGGGCGGCTTGCAGGTCCTGGGGCAGGGCCAGCATGGAGTCGTAGACCTTGCACTGCATctgccctgtgctctgcacCACGCAGTtcatccacagcccttcccagaTGATCTGGGCCGTCACGATGTTGTTGCCGATGAAGGCCGTCACCCTCCACATGGGCAACGCGCAACAGATGATGCTGCATAACCAACCCAGCACCGACAAGGCTACTCCACCGATCTCCAACCCCATCGACATGGTGGCCGGTTTGCTGCTGCGCTCCAAGTGATGGCGGAGAAGAGCCTACGGACCGAAACTGTCGCCGTCACCCTTCGCTGCTTGCAGCCCTTGGGGGATCAGCTTACACCTGGGTGCACCTGCGCTTTTAAGCCAGCTTGAGCGCCTGCCTGGGGTGGGGTTTCGCTGCTGGACGCTCCTCTCCACTCCTCCGTCACCGTCACCTGCGTCCCACACCCTCCCCTTTGTTTGCAGAGATGGCGCCGGTTGCCAGAGAAGGgcgggagggggagagaggcCACCTGCCACAGCCATCCCCTTGGCTTAGGGGTGATGTGTGCTGGGAAGCACGGCCACCGTCTTATTCGGACCCACAGAACCCTGCTGGGGATCTGGAAACCCCCCAGCTTCACCATTGCTCCCCTAGAGGAGCTGGGGGGtcagggtttggtttgtttctggaGTGTCTTATCAGCGCTCACGTTTCACTGAGTTTCAGTGAGCACCGGGCACCTTTGCATCACTGTGCAAAGTGCAACCCTTTTGTCGTGCTGTGATGCTTGTTGCTTCAGCACCACCATCCCAGGTGACCCATGggtgctccctgccagcaggtTGGAAGCAGGAGGGGGCCAGGTAGGGGAGACCCCCTGCCTTGACCccctccttcctgctcccacCCAGCTGGGCAGGAAGCGCCAGCGGGAATCCCCTGACCATTACTCATcctgctgaaatattttggcCTTGAAGGAAGCAGATAATGCATGTAACTGCCCTGACAACAtcaacaaagtgaaaaaaaccaaacaaggcAGGGGCAAGCAGGCTGCCCTCAGCCACACTCAGACCTGGCAGCAGCAACCCCATGGCTGTGGGGCACATGTTTGTCCCCCATCACTTGTCTCCCCAGTCTCACATGCTGGTGTTGGTGCCAGCATTTCCAGCCCCCCAGGCCCCCAGGAATGTGGTCACCATCCCCTGCTGAACACGGGCTTgctcctgcctgttccctgtCTGCGCCAAAATCTCCCCTACAGCTCATTAACTACTCGAGAGTGTGGTGGGATGCTGGCAGggagtgctggggagggggcccTCCCTGCTCGGCCACCCAAGGTCTACCATGAGGGGAACTCCATGTCTGCCCAGCTATACCCCACAGGTCTTGACACCCCACAGCGAGGGGGCAGCTTCAGATCCCCCATAGTGCCCTGAAAGCCTATATATGGCTGGGTCAGCTTCGGCTGCCCTGCAGCGCTCTGAAGCCATATAGCCAGTGGGGTCAGCCTCTACCATCCCACAGCACCCCAACACCCCAAATCTGACTCGGTCAGCTGTTGTCACTCCATGTCACCCCAGCACCCTGTTCCCATCTGGGTTGGCCTCTGCCCTCCTTGTCACCCCTGTGTCTGACCTCTGACACCCTGTGATGCCCAATATTCAGTCAGGTTAGCCTCTGCCAACACATGACACACCAAAAATACCCTGTGTCTGGGCTTCTGTCACCCCACTGTACCCTGATCACCCTGCCAAGGGCACCCCCACAGCTGCCCAAGACCGGTGGCTGTGTGGGTACCCAGAGGTGACCCTGTatgtgctgctgaggggagAGCCATGCAAGCAGCACCCCAGGGCCTTGTGCCCTTTTTGCTGGGGGGTACTGGGGGTCCCAGCCCTCGGGAGCACCTTAGAGTGTCCATGGTGccagtgctgccagcactggTTGGTGGTGAGTACAGGGCCCCCCAAAACAGAGCAGGGTCTGGGCTGGCCTAGGGCCCCCAAGATCTCCTGGCAAAGGTTCTGGCAGCACACATCTCAGGCAGGGCTCCAGGGTGCAGATGTGTGCAGAAGCACACAGACATGCACAAAATCACACCCCCTCTGCCGGCAGGGATATCCTGACACACAGCTGCACgtgcagggagacagagagacagacagacagaggcAAACAGGCACATGATGGCAGTACGAGTGCACACGCACACCCCACGGTGTGCCAATACACCCAcagctgcacagacacacatggctggaggggctgcggggcttGGGGTactccaggcagggctgtggggcaggggggcagcccAGACAAGGTTGTGAGGTGGGTTTAGGGGCAAGGGGATACCACAGGTAGGTGTGTGGGGCAAGGGGAGAATCACATGCAGGGTGTGGGACACAGGGAACTCAGCAGGAAGGACTGTGGGGCAGGGGTGTACACCATGCAGGGCTGTGGGTCAATGGGGTAACTTCAGGTAGGGCTGTGGGGTAGGAGGGGGTAGtcctggctgtggggcaggggaagaaggggaTATCCCTGGCACGGGTATGGGGCGTGGGAATACCTGTGGTGTGGGGCCTACCGGGGCAGGGATAGGGTGAGATACAAAATGCAAAGCACTGCAGCCCCCAACCCTGCAATCAGAGCCCCGTGTGCTGTGTTCCCACTTTGTCATCTCAAATTGCCCAAAGTACAGGCTGCACAAGGTGCTATGctggcccagggcagctgctgctgcctgactcATGGTGGAGGAAGGAGCAATCTCTGGAGCTTTGGGGTGCTGGCTGTCACCACATGCTGCAGGATGCATTCTTGTGGCAAGCAAGTCAGCTTGCTGGTGttcactgaaagcagcagaacGGGGCCAGAATCCTGCAGGGGTCCTGGGAGcatccccatccctcctgctgctATGTCCTCCCACCCCACTGaagcccctctgctcccctctggcatagctgggaagggatggggaGTATCTCCCACAGCAAGTCTCCTGAGATAGAGACAAGGTGGGGTGGCTGCATGGATCCACCAGTGACATGGGGACAGGTTTGCACCCCCACGATGTGGTCATCCTGGACAAAGGCCAGACCCAAAGGTCACGAGAGCATTGCCAGTTTGGTGGCCCCCCAGTAGCCAGGTGGGGGACACACATCATGGGCATCCCCATGTTCCCACCGTGTACCCAGCGCCCAGTACCCTGGGGGTGAGCAGGAGGTGACAGCAGAAACTGCCCCTGGTGCCACGGGGCCACGTCCCACTCACGTGTGCCTGGCAGCTGGGTCAGGGTTTGGGGTGTTCCCCCTCCCCTGGGGCCTCAGCAGTGACGGCACGTTTCCccctgggggagctgggctgggacgCTAAATGCTGCCTCGGCTGCTTATATTTCAGATGCggggctgctggctctgccccgGACAGGGCACACAGGCAGCCCATTGTTGAAGCCCCttcggcggcggcggggagcaGGTGAGGCGGCTCCGAGCATCAATGGCAGCTCTGTGCGCCggcggggcgggacggggctGCCGCAGCGCCCGGCACAGCAGCGAGCGTGGGGTGGCGGGGGCCACGGGCCGGAGGAACCCGGTGGGGGGCCTGGCAGCTTGCCCAGGGGATGCTGGGACGCCCAAAATGTCAGCACGCCCGGGGCATCCCCACCCCAACGGCTTCAGATCGGCTTCCCCGGGGCTTTGCCGCAGCAACCCGCTTCCTCCGAGCAACCCCCATTGCACCTTCCCGAGCCCTGGCCGTCAGCTCCACATCCCTGTGACAGCGCGTGGGCTTATATTCCCCATCCAGAGCCACTTGTTGCTCAGCAAAGCAGGCAGGGTTTTTATTTCCAGAGCGACTGCGGGCCGAAGGTCCCATTtctggcagcagcccctgctgcgTCCCCCCAagcccctgcagctcctggcgcacggctcctctcctgcccagctgaTAAGACTTTGCTTTCCCATAGCAGGAAACAACCTGACTCTGCATATTTGAGCCAGTTGGGGCGGGGGGGTTATGTTGGGCAAGGACTTTTTTTGGGAACATTCAGTCTCCATCCTGTCGGTAACTAATCCCTGGCTGTCCAGCTCTGTGCCGATGGAGCGGTTGAAttggtggctgtgctggctcagTGGATGTGAAACTGGAGATCCCAGTGGATCACCACTCACTGACAAGTCTTGCCAGCCCAAAATGACCTCAAGGCAGCCAGGGCAGTGAGCTCGTGTGCAGTTGCTGGGGGTATGCATGGGTGGGAATGTCACCCATGTCCTGACTGGGGATGTCCCTAAGTCCTTTGGCAGAGGATTTGTGCCTCAAGCTCTCTCCTGTGGGGTGTCCTCTGCCCTGAGCAAGGTCAGGGTGGCACAACCTCCTCTGTGCACCCCGTGGTGCCTGGCATCATGGTAACACTGGGTTTAATgccacctccctgcccagggatggCCTTGCTGTCTAGCCATGGGGCTGCATGTCCTTATCCTGATGAAGCAGGGATGATTGGCAGAGGGTATTTTGTGAGCCACAAAAAGTCAGTGGCCAGTGTAGCAGGATGGAACCTCAGTCCTCCCTGACCCCATTAgtgtgctgtggagcaggggctgggtggATCCCCTCCTACTGCAAACCCTGCTGGATTCAGGGCAGGGCTCCCACAGCCAGCTGGATGCTGCGGCAGGTGCTGGGTGGTGAGAGCTCAGAATGGGGCAAGTATTCTGTTTTGGGGTGGAGTTCCCCACTGAGTGAGCGGGCTGTGGTCCCGTGTCCCTGAGCTATGTCCGCTTGCACTAGGACAAAGCCAGGGCTGAGGTCCTGCAGGGTGATCCAGGAATgggcagctgggatggggctgtggggctCGGGTCCATGCAGTGATGGCCCTGAATGGCACTCAGTGGTGCTGTGGTCCCACCTGTGCTCCACCAGCATCCTCTGGCTCAGTGCAAGTTGATGATAGGGTCCTGCCCTGAGGGTCATTGGCTGCTCCTCCACTCCCTCCTGAATCCATGTTCTTCTGTCCTGCTGGACACTGGGCTGACAGGGTGAGTGCATCAGTGGGGGATGTGGGGAAGGGCGTGGGGGCTGTTCCTGGGTGGCAGCCACCAGTTTGAATATATGTCACGTTCTGGATTTAGTTACAGTAATTGGCTGttggagggctgtgctggtgcctgcCCTGGCTCCAAGGGCGAGTGTGAGCAGCTCAGGTGTTTGATACTCTGCACACAGAGAAGTCCCTGTCCCTACCTTGCTATTTGTCCCAGAGCCCAGAGgcctgcagggacacagcccaTGAGAGGTGCACACACACGGGTGGGTGCCTCTCTCCAACCCCAGATAATTTGATGGTTATAGCAGCCAGCTGGGAC is from Apus apus isolate bApuApu2 chromosome 18, bApuApu2.pri.cur, whole genome shotgun sequence and encodes:
- the ABHD11 gene encoding protein ABHD11 isoform X3, with amino-acid sequence MAAVLRRLPRGPAAPPGSARSAATAVPLAHAEVGAGGARPPLVLLHGLFGSRGNFQTVAKALARRGGGKPDLVERLISVDISPVLTTPVSEFSAYISAMKSVKLPDGLSRSAARQLADDQLRPVVQLPQLRQFLLTNLVEVEGRYVWRVNLEAISHHLADIMNFPAFHKPYPGPALFLGGSNSPYISPKDYPEIQRLFPKADVQYIEGAGHIVHQDKFEEFITAVLNFLPPP
- the ABHD11 gene encoding protein ABHD11 isoform X1 produces the protein MAAVLRRLPRGPAAPPGSARSAATAVPLAHAEVGAGGARPPLVLLHGLFGSRGNFQTVAKALARRGGGKVLTLDARNHGSSPHSPLMTYEAMSLDVQHLLTRLGITKCILLGHSMGGKTAMVLALQRPDLVERLISVDISPVLTTPVSEFSAYISAMKSVKLPDGLSRSAARQLADDQLRPVVQLPQLRQFLLTNLVEVEGRYVWRVNLEAISHHLADIMNFPAFHKPYPGPALFLGGSNSPYISPKDYPEIQRLFPKADVQYIEGAGHIVHQDKFEEFITAVLNFLPPP
- the ABHD11 gene encoding protein ABHD11 isoform X2; protein product: MAAVLRRLPRGPAAPPGSARSAATAVPLAHAEVGAGGARPPLVLLHGLFGSRGNFQTVAKALARRGGGKVGADAGRPEPWQQPPQPADDLRSYEPGCAAPPDPPGHHQVHPPRTQHGGQDGHGAGPAADLVERLISVDISPVLTTPVSEFSAYISAMKSVKLPDGLSRSAARQLADDQLRPVVQLPQLRQFLLTNLVEVEGRYVWRVNLEAISHHLADIMNFPAFHKPYPGPALFLGGSNSPYISPKDYPEIQRLFPKADVQYIEGAGHIVHQDKFEEFITAVLNFLPPP
- the CLDN3 gene encoding claudin-3 produces the protein MSMGLEIGGVALSVLGWLCSIICCALPMWRVTAFIGNNIVTAQIIWEGLWMNCVVQSTGQMQCKVYDSMLALPQDLQAARALLVVAIVLAVLGLMVAIVGAQCTRCVEDESTKAKITIVSGVIFLLSGVMNLIPVSWSANTIIRDFYNPLVIEAQKRELGTSLYVGWAASALLLLGGALLCCSCPPKDDRYPTGKVAYSAPRSAVTSYDKRNYV